A single genomic interval of Terriglobus albidus harbors:
- a CDS encoding MarR family winged helix-turn-helix transcriptional regulator, whose product MIAVSNADPSPVPFETTIHVRDTCLCLHVQRAARALARRFDAILKPAGLTNGQFSLLMSLNRPQPAPMASVANLLAMDRTTLTAALKPLERRGLLRNEANPNDRRSRLLSLTAEGHAALQAALPLWTQAHEELEKMVESAADLRSGLMAISR is encoded by the coding sequence ATGATTGCAGTGTCAAACGCCGATCCATCCCCGGTTCCCTTTGAGACGACGATTCACGTCCGCGATACCTGCCTGTGCCTGCATGTTCAGCGGGCCGCGCGAGCTCTGGCGCGGCGGTTCGACGCGATCCTGAAGCCTGCCGGGCTGACCAATGGACAGTTTTCGCTGCTGATGTCGTTGAACCGTCCTCAGCCGGCGCCGATGGCCTCGGTCGCAAATCTGCTGGCAATGGACCGGACCACGCTGACGGCGGCATTGAAACCGCTGGAACGCCGGGGTTTGTTGCGCAATGAAGCTAACCCGAACGACCGAAGGTCACGCTTGCTGAGCCTGACGGCAGAGGGACATGCCGCGCTGCAGGCCGCGCTTCCCCTATGGACACAGGCACATGAGGAGCTGGAGAAGATGGTGGAAT